The Flavobacterium faecale genomic sequence TTTTGAGTGAGTGATTCACACGTACTACCATTCTACTTTCGATTACCATTTCAGAATGGGTTTCGATCGTACTAAAATTTCCAACTCTATTTCCGAAATTATCAGTAGAAACAGCTACTTCGGGATTGTTGGTTATCAAGAGCTGAAATTGCAATACATCTTGGTTGGGAAAATTGTAAGGGTACAAACGAATTTCGTTAATACTCTCTTTTATAGGCCAAGTATATTGGTATTTGGTGATGTGTACGATTTTGAATACTGCCATTTTTTAAGTGGGTGGATTCAATTAACAAATGCAACCTTATGCACATTGTTTAAGTTTTTGCTCAAAAATTTCATTTGGACTTTTAAAACCAAATCTTTTTCTGGGTCTGTTATTTAATTTATTTGTTACTCTTAAAACCTCTTCTTCTGTTATTAAATCAAAGTTATATTTTTTTGGAAAATATTGTCTTACTAAACCATTTAAATTTTCATTAGCACCTCTTTCCCAACTACAATATGGGTTGGCAAAGAAGTATGAGATTTCTAATATTTCAGATACTTTTTTATGGTTAGCGAACTCTTTCCCATTATCAGATGTAATGGTGTGCAAAATGGGCTTCCAATCCATTAATAATTCAATTAATTTCTCCTGAATTTCTTGTGATTCCTTACTGTTTATTTTAGCCATTTTAAGCACACCTGATGCTCTGTCATTTATTGTTAACAAAGCTCCTTTGTGATTTTACCTATTACCAAATCAATTTCTAAATCCCCAATTCTTTGCTTTTCTTCTACAACCAACGGCCTGTTTTCAATACCAACTCTATCTTTAATAATACCTCTTGAGCCTTTTAAAGCCCCTCTTTTAGCATATCGCTTTCCTTTTGTGCGTAGGTGCTTATAATGTTGTCCGCCTTTCTTTTTGTCGCTCCAAATGAATTGATAAATTGTTTCAATCGAAACACATTCAAAGTTTTTATCACTGCAATATCCTACTATTTGTTCAGGACTGAAATCTTCTTCTAAAAGATGAATAACACGTGCTTTTATCTGTTCAGTAAAGCGTATTTTCTTAGCTTTTTCATGCTGTCGAATACTGGCCTTACTTTGGGCTAATTTAGCTTTATAAACATTATTTCTTTGATCGGAATTTCTGGATAGCTCTCTTGAAATTACAGATTTATCTCTACCTATAAACCCTCCAATTTTACTCATTGAAAATCCTTGTGAACGAAGTGTAGCAATTTCGTATCTTTGTTCAATCGTTAAATGTGACATCTTTTTTTTGTGCTTAGTAACCCAAAAATAAGAGAAATTTTTTTCGTAGCCTACTGATAAGTCTTGAAGATCTAGATCTTCAAGACTTATCAGTAGGCTTTATTTAAACAAATAAGGAGTGTTGCATTTATCACTTGAATCTAAGGTGTAAGAAAAGAATAATTTCGAAAAATCAGCTGAAAAAATATACAATTGAGAAATAGTATCCTCAAGAAGGCTCTCTAGTTGTTCGTTGGTCATGTGGTGATAATCTGTAAATTCGACAGCACTTTTTAACCTTCCAAAATGGTTTCGCATGGTTCTAGCTTCGCTTAGGTGATTGTCTTTAAACAAACTATTTAAGTGAATTTCGATTAAACCTAGAGTGTAAATCAGGGAGTGAGCAAAATCCTTATTAAAGATTACTTGCTGAACAACCTTTCGATTATGAGGAATATTGCTATAACTCTTCATGTATAATTCGTATCCCGACAAGGATAACAACAGTTTACGCCAATACAGTAAATCTTCGGTTCCATCAAGATCAAATGCAATTGGTCTGTAATACGCTTGTGTAAATGTCAAGGTTTGTAAACAGCGCTCAAGGTTTTTTCCAAGACTTGAAAAATTCCATCCAATACCACGTGGCATAGTAACATGTATGATTCCGTTATACATCAAAAAATCCTTATTCATTTTTGATAAAATTTCCATTGCTTCTGCAGTTTCAAGTCTGTCTGGCAATTCGCAATCATTAATATAATGGTACATCGAGTTGATGTGTTCCCATAATTCTTTGGTGATTTTATCTTGTGCACCTCGAGCATTCTCGCGGGATCTTGTGATGAGGCTTTTTACTGAATTGTTATTGTTTGCATCGCAAATGATGTATTTAAGAACATAGTTACTATCAAATTGAACTTTTTCAATTTCTTCAGCAGACAAGTCGGTGTAATATTGTAAAAGGGGTTTGTAGCCTTGATAGTCATTGGTTTCTTGGTCAAAAGACATGTTGTACAACGTATTCAGGGTGAGTAACATTCCGTGAGTACGTTCCATATATCTACTAAGCCAATAGATTCCATCTGCCACGCGGCTAAGCATATTTACTTCCATAATTATATTGTTTAGTTTTTTAGTGCTTCTTTACTAGTTATTTCATAATCCAGGTATCCTTACTTCCTCCACCTTGCGATGAATTAACGACCAAAGAACCTTCGGTCAAGGCGACGCGTGTGAGTCCGCCAGGTACGATTTCGATACCTTTGGGACCGCATAATGCATAGGGGCGCAAATCTACGTGACGTAGTTTGAGTTCGCCATCTATAAAACAAGGAACAGTGCTAAGTTGTATAATAGGTTGTGCGATAAAGTTTCTTGGATTGGCGGCTATTGCAATCTTTGCGGTATCCAATTCTTCTTGGGTCGCTTTATTTCCCATTACCATTCCGTAACCACCACTTTGATTGGTTTCCTTGATTACCATATTCTCCATGTTAGCAAAAACGTGTTCGCGTTCGTCTTTGTTTTCCATTTGATACGTTGGTACATTTTTTAAAATGGGTTCCTCGTTCATGTAATATTTAATCATGTCGGGTACATAAGCATACACTGCTTTGTCATCGGCAACTCCGTTCCCTACGGCATTAACTAAGGCTACGTTCCCTAGTTTGTAAGCACTTATTAATCCAGGAACACCAAGAGTACTATCTGGTTTGAAGACTAATGGATCTAGATATTCATCATCCAATCGTCTGTATATTACGTCTACTTGTTGTAGTCCAGATGTAGTTTTCATGTAGACTTTATTATTGTTTACAATAAGGTCTCGGCCTTCTACAAGAGGTACTCCCATTTGTCTGGCAAGAAAAGTATGTTCGTAATAAGCAGAATTGTAAACTCCTGGCGTAAGCAACACAACATTTGGGTTGGGAATTGCTCTGGGTGATAATGAAATGAGGATGTTATGAAAAATCATCGGATAATTGGCAACCATGCTCACATTGTTGCTTTTGAACATTTCGGGGAAAACTCTTTTTGTGATTTCTCTGTTTTCAAGCATATAGCTCACACCACTAGGACACCTAAGGTTATCTTCAAGCACATAAAACTCTCCCTCAGCACCACGTATAAGGTCAATACCTGCAATGTGTACATGGATGTTATGAGGCAGTTTGATACCATGAACTTCTGGAAGATAATGGGGGCAAGATGCTATCAAGGCAGCTGGGACAATACCGTCTTTAATAATATTTTGGTCATTATAAACGTCTTCCAAAAACAAATTTAGAGCCTTCAATCGTTGTGCAATACCTGTTTCTATTTCTAACCAGTCTTTTTGAGTAATAATTCTGGGTATAATATCAAATGGGAAAATTCGCTCAATCCCCTCGTTGTCATCACTGTAAACGGTAAAGGTGATTCCTTGGTTCATGAAAATATCCGAAGCTTGCTTTTGCTTTTGATTTAGTTTAGCGAGATTTAAACTTTCTAATGTTTGCAGTACTTGACGATACGGTTCCCTCACTCCATCTTTAGAAAACATCTCATCCCATCCTTTAGGGTTTAATTCTGGTGTTAATTTTATCATTCCCGGTATTATTAAAAGTTTAATAAATAGTTACTATTTGTTGTTAAGTTGCAGTCTATGGACTAAAATAGGTAATTATATCTTCAAAAAACATCATTTTATTGTATTATTGTCAAAGCTTTTAAGATTAATATGCTTTTGATTATTATTATAGTTTTTTTTATCGAATAGTATTTTTCTCCTCTGCTTTTTTAAAAAATCAGCAGTGCATATTTTTGTAGAAATCAGTAAAATCACAAATAATTGGTTAACCAGTTAACTGAAATGAGTGATTTATTTGGTATATTTGCTAAAGTCGATTGCTACAGCGTAGTGATTCTTTCTTTTCTTTTCGAAATAAAAAAAAATAATTATGAGTGAATTTTCAACGTTTTATGCTTTTAATCCCGCTACCAACGAACCACTAGAAGGTGCGTTTTCGACCACTACAAATGCAGAGTTAGAAACCGTAGTGCAGCAAGCGGTAACAGCTTTTGATAATTATAGAAAGAAAGATAAAAATCAAATAGCCGATTTTTTAGAACAAGTTGGAAAAGAAATAATAAACCTAGGAGATGATTTGCTTACCCGCTGTCATCTTGAAACCGCTTTACCTATGGCGCGCTTGCAAGGGGAGCGTGGAAGAACAGTTGGGCAGTTGCAATTGTTTGCCAATTTTGTGCGCGAAGGTTCATGGGTTGAAGCCAAAATTGACACGGCACAGCCAGATAGGAGTCCGATGCCAAAGTCGGATATCCGTCAAATGTTGGTGCCCTTAGGACCTGTTGCCGTATTTGGTGCAAGTAATTTTCCGTTGGCTTTTAGTGTAGCTGGTGGCGATACAGCATCGGCATTGGCTTCGGGTTGCCCTGTAATTTTCAAGGCACATCCAGCACATCCTGGCACTTCAGCTTTGGTGGCTGCTGCTTTCGAAAAAGCAATCGAAATTTGTGGTATGCCAAAAGGAACCTTTAGTATGGTTCAAGGAAACACCAATGCCTTAGGCGGTGCACTAGTTTCTCATCCTTCGATAAAAGCAGTTGGATTTACGGGTTCGTTTGCAGGAGGAAAAGCGCTCTTTGATTTGGCTAATGCAAGACCAGAGCCGATTCCTGTTTTTGCAGAAATGGGTAGTACTAATCCCTTATTTGTTTTACCAGAAATTCTAAAAGAAAAAGCAACAGCAATAGCAGCAGGTATGGCTACCTCTATTGCACAAGGTGTGGGTCAATTTTGTACCAATCCAGGTTTGGCTTTTATTCAAAAATCGGATCAAGCAGAGGTTTTTTCTCAGCAATTAATACAAAACATATCTCAAACCCCAGCCGGAATTATGTTGACAGCCGGAATAGGGAAAGCCTATCGAGAAACTATTTCCATTACGCAAGAAATTGATAATGTGGCTACAATGGCAACAGGTGAGAGTAGTGATGCTGCCAATGCAGGAGTTGCAAAAGTGTTCAAAGCTTCGGTTGCGACCTATTTTAAAACGCCACAATTGGCTGAGGAGAATTTTGGCCCTTCACAGGTTTTAATTGAAGCCGATACTAAAGAAGAACTATTGCTAGCGGCGCAAAATTTACAAGGTCATTTAACGGCAACCGTTCATGGAACGGCAGCCGATTTAGAAAATTACAAAGAATTATTACAAATATTAGAATTAAAGGTAGGGCGAATAGTAATCAATGGTTATCCTACAGGCGTTGAGGTATGTCACGCAATGGTACATGGTGGACCATATCCTGCAACCACAGCGCCGCATTCAACCTCGGTAGGTACACAAGCAATCAAACGATTTGTGCGTCCGGTTTGCTATCAAGATTATCCGGCGTTTTTATTACCTGATGCTTTAAAAGATGAGAACCCTTTTGGAATCATGCGTTTTGTTGACGGTATGTATTCAACCGCTTCCATCGTGTAGTAATTGCAAATAAATAATAAAGCCACCAATTAACTATAATTGTTCCGAGTATATGGAAACGATTATTGTTAATTGGGGGCTCTTTTTTTTATAATAGCCCAATTAAAGCGAGAGATCGCTTTTTAAGGCTAATGGACTTACATTGGTTCAGGAAAGAAGTTTACTATTTGGTTTGCTTTGATTTCCATTCTTCATAGTCAAACAATGTTTGCTCATGTGTTGCGGGATACAATCCTATGATGGGCCTTCCCTCAGCTACTTTTTCTAAAACAAAATTTTCAAACATCGTCATTTCCATGCATTCGGCAGCAACTTCGTCTACAATATGAGCAGGAATCACCATGACACCATCATCATCACCAACAAGAACATCACCCGGAAAAACAGCTACGTCTCCACAGGCTATTGGAATATTAATGTCTAAAGCCTCATGTAATGTGAGGTTGGTGGGTGCAGAGGGGCGACTGTGATATGCCGAAAAAGGTAAGTTGGCAATAGAAGCCGAATCTCTAAAACCACCATCAGTTACAATTCCGGCTGCTCCTCTAACCATCAATCGTGAGACTAATATGTCTCCTGCAGATGCTGCGCGGGCATCTTTGCGACTGTCAATTACAAGCACACTTCCTTCTGGACAGGTTTCTACCGCTACACGTTGCGGGTGATCTGCATTTCTAAAAACAGTGATTGGATTACGATCCTCACGAGCAGGTATGTATCGTAACGTGAATGCTTCGCCCACCATTGTTGGTTTTCCCAATTGCAAAGGCTTAACATCTTGTATAAATTGATTTTTAAATCCTTTTTTATAAAGACATGTAGCGATAGTTGGGGTACTTATAGTTTTTAATTTTTCTCTTGTTTCAGTAGAAAGTTTTGTCATTTTATATTTTTTTAGAAAGAAATCGTATTGTAATCAATAAATTATGCATATATTTGGAAACCCAAACTGGTAAACCAATTTATATTTTGTAAAGATATGTTTTTTAAAAGTACATATTTGATTGTATTAAGAAACAAACTGCTTTATAAAAATAAGAAATAAAAATAAAATAAGTCAATATAATTATGAAGAAGGTCATTTTCTTAGGAGTACTATTTTTATTGTTTTCTTTCCGATCCATCGATTCGGGTAAAAATATCACTGTATCCAATCAACAAGAATTGAATGCGGCGATTAAAGAAGCGAGCGCTGGAGATCAAATTATCATGGCAAATGGAATTTGGAAGGACATTCAAATTAAATTTACAGGAAAAGGAACCCAAGCGGCTCCAATTGTATTGAAAGCAGAAACTCCAGGAAAGGTTTTTATCGAAGGAGTCTCAGATTTAAAAATAGGAGGTACCTATCTTGAAGTTAGTGGTCTTTTCTTTAGAAATGGTTACACGCCTTCAAGTACTGTAATTGACTTTCATATTGATAAAAAGAGTATTGCCAACCATTGCAAAGTAACCCAATGTGTCATTGAAGATTTTACACAACTCAACCGTGTTCATGATGATCACTGGATTGAATTTTGGGGTAGATACAATGAATTAGATCACAATTATATTACTGGTAAGTCCAATCAAGGTCCTACTATCATGGTGGTTTTAAAAGGGAATGAACATATAAACAACCATCATAAAATTACAAACAATCATTTTGGTCCCCGTCCAAGAAAAGGTGGTCCGCATGGAGAAACGATTCAGATAGGAGATAGTGGTACTTCAATGTCGCCTTCTTATACGTTGGTTGCTCACAATTTATTCGAAAGATGTGATGGTGAAGTCGAAATTATTTCGAACAAATCAAACAACAATGAATATAGAAACAATATTTTCTACAAATCTGAAGGATCTTTGGTATTGCGTCACGGAAACTACTGCACCATTGATGGCAATATCTTTATAGGAGATGAGAACTCAGATTTTATGGGAGGTGTTCGTGTAGTTAATACAGGACATTGGATAACCAATAATTATTTCTACAAAATCAAAGGAGCAGAATTTCGTAGTGCATTAGCAGTAATGAATGGAGTGCCAAAAGCACCACAAAATCGTTACAATCAAGTAACTGATGTTGTTATTGCATACAATTCGTTTGTTGATTGTATTACGCCATGGCAGTTTAGCGTAGGTGCCAATATGGATAAGAGTGATGTTTTGCCTGCAACAGAAATTCGTTCGGCAAGACCAGATCGCACAATAGTTGCCAATAACAGCATCTACAATCAAGTGCCAAATGATTTTCCGGTGAAAGCCTATGATAAGGTTGACGGAGTTTTGTTCAAAAATAATATATTGAACAGCCCAAATAACAGTGATGTAAAAGACAACGGTATTCAAACAGCCGCTTTTGGTGTAAACAAAGTATCAGATTGGTTGTATGTACCCACAGAGAATAAAACAGATGTTTATCAAGGATTTGATTTTGAAACTATTTCAACAGATTTATTTGGTAGCGATAGAACAGCAACAAATGCTGTAGGAGCGATGGTTTTGCCAGTGGATAAAAACAAGGGTACAATTATAACTAAGGACTATGGTACCAATTGGTTCGCAACAGATAAAAAAATGACGGCTCCAAAAACCGTAAAAGTGAGCACTGCTCAAGAACTGATCGCTGCAATTGACAAAGTAGAGGCTGGATCTATTATCGAATTAAAAAAAGGAGTCTATAACCTTACCGAATCTTTGGTGATTAATAAAGCAATCACAATCAAAGGTAAAAACAAAAATAGTAAAGCAACTCTTGTGTACACGGGTGCTGCAAAAAGTCCTGCTTTTTTGATGGAACCAAAAGGAAACTTAGCTGTTGAGAATTTGATTCTAAAAGGAAGTAAAGAGCAATATGCTTTTGCAACGCTAGAGAAAAACATGAAGAGTGCTTATAATTTAAAAATGAACACCATTGAAGTTTCTGACTTCGAAACTATTCTTAATGCCTACAAAGATGCTTTTGCAGATACAATTGCGATTGACAACTCCGTTTTTAAAAATTGCAATAGAGGAATTAGATTAGCAGATGAGAATGAAGATTTAGGGGAATACAACGCAGAATTTGTGTACATCAAAAACTCAAAGTTTGATGCAATTCAGTCAAGTGTTTTGGATTATTACCGTGGTGGTTATGATGAATCTACCATTGGAGGAAATTTAGTTTTTCAAAATAATACAGTTACCAATTCGGGTAAACAAGAAGCGAGTGGTATTTTGGTTAAAACGCGCGGAATTGTAAACGTGGTTTTTGCTAACAATACATTCACCAACAACCCTATCGCTGCGATAGCAGTATTATGGGGTGAAAAAGGGCAAGCGCCCAAAGACAACATGATCAAAAATTCAGGTGAGATTAAAATCGAACAAAACCTGAAACAAAAGATGATGTACTAACATTGAGATTTAATTGTTTTTTTTAATATTTTTTTTTTGGTTACAAAGGGAAATTCTGGTGGTTCGGAAATTTCCCTTTGTTTTTTTTATGCCTTTTCGAAAAGAACAAGCAAAATGATTATCCTTTAGTTTTTCTTTTTAAAGGATTAAAAGAAGATTTTCTGATAATGAGATTGGTTTTGATTTCAATCGTTTTGTAATTCACCGGTGCGTCTGTATTCATTTCTTCGATTAAGTATTTTACTGCAACCTCACCAATACGATTTCCAGGTTGGGCAATGCTAGATAATTGTGGTTTTATGATGGTCGAAAATATGGAGTTACTAAAACCTACTACAGCAATTTCTTCAGGAATTTTTACTTTGTTTTTCTTCAATTCCTTGATAGCTCCAATTCCGGCTTCATCAATTATGGTAAAAATAGCGTCGGGTTTGTTCTGCAAACTCAGTAATATTTTAGTTTGTCGTTGCCCTTCTTCAATCGATAAATCTTCAGAACTCATAATAATAGCATCGTCAACTTCTAATTTGTACTTGCGTAATGCTTTTAAGTACCCAAGATAGCGTCTTTCAGAAACATTGGAACTGTCAGATTCTTTGATGATAGCTATTCTTTTTTTTCCAATCGTGATCAAATGTTCGACTGCTTGAAAAGCGGCATCTTCATCGTCAATAATGATTTGTGTGCAAGGAACTTTATCCGAAATTCGATCAAAAAGGATTAACGGAATGTGTTTCATCATGTCCAAAATCTCGTCTACATTTTTTGTTTTTTTTGTTAAAGAAAGTAAAACGCCGTCTACGCCAAACTGAATCATAGTTTCGAGTAGTTCTGCTTGCTTTTTTTCACTATTAAAAGACTCGCAGATAATAACTTTGTAACCGGCAAGCTCAGAGGCAGAGATGATTCCTCGTAATAAGGTAGCAGTAAAGCGGTGTTCGATAT encodes the following:
- a CDS encoding circularly permuted type 2 ATP-grasp protein, producing MIKLTPELNPKGWDEMFSKDGVREPYRQVLQTLESLNLAKLNQKQKQASDIFMNQGITFTVYSDDNEGIERIFPFDIIPRIITQKDWLEIETGIAQRLKALNLFLEDVYNDQNIIKDGIVPAALIASCPHYLPEVHGIKLPHNIHVHIAGIDLIRGAEGEFYVLEDNLRCPSGVSYMLENREITKRVFPEMFKSNNVSMVANYPMIFHNILISLSPRAIPNPNVVLLTPGVYNSAYYEHTFLARQMGVPLVEGRDLIVNNNKVYMKTTSGLQQVDVIYRRLDDEYLDPLVFKPDSTLGVPGLISAYKLGNVALVNAVGNGVADDKAVYAYVPDMIKYYMNEEPILKNVPTYQMENKDEREHVFANMENMVIKETNQSGGYGMVMGNKATQEELDTAKIAIAANPRNFIAQPIIQLSTVPCFIDGELKLRHVDLRPYALCGPKGIEIVPGGLTRVALTEGSLVVNSSQGGGSKDTWIMK
- a CDS encoding ribonuclease activity regulator RraA, which produces MTKLSTETREKLKTISTPTIATCLYKKGFKNQFIQDVKPLQLGKPTMVGEAFTLRYIPAREDRNPITVFRNADHPQRVAVETCPEGSVLVIDSRKDARAASAGDILVSRLMVRGAAGIVTDGGFRDSASIANLPFSAYHSRPSAPTNLTLHEALDINIPIACGDVAVFPGDVLVGDDDGVMVIPAHIVDEVAAECMEMTMFENFVLEKVAEGRPIIGLYPATHEQTLFDYEEWKSKQTK
- a CDS encoding chondroitinase-B domain-containing protein, with translation MKKVIFLGVLFLLFSFRSIDSGKNITVSNQQELNAAIKEASAGDQIIMANGIWKDIQIKFTGKGTQAAPIVLKAETPGKVFIEGVSDLKIGGTYLEVSGLFFRNGYTPSSTVIDFHIDKKSIANHCKVTQCVIEDFTQLNRVHDDHWIEFWGRYNELDHNYITGKSNQGPTIMVVLKGNEHINNHHKITNNHFGPRPRKGGPHGETIQIGDSGTSMSPSYTLVAHNLFERCDGEVEIISNKSNNNEYRNNIFYKSEGSLVLRHGNYCTIDGNIFIGDENSDFMGGVRVVNTGHWITNNYFYKIKGAEFRSALAVMNGVPKAPQNRYNQVTDVVIAYNSFVDCITPWQFSVGANMDKSDVLPATEIRSARPDRTIVANNSIYNQVPNDFPVKAYDKVDGVLFKNNILNSPNNSDVKDNGIQTAAFGVNKVSDWLYVPTENKTDVYQGFDFETISTDLFGSDRTATNAVGAMVLPVDKNKGTIITKDYGTNWFATDKKMTAPKTVKVSTAQELIAAIDKVEAGSIIELKKGVYNLTESLVINKAITIKGKNKNSKATLVYTGAAKSPAFLMEPKGNLAVENLILKGSKEQYAFATLEKNMKSAYNLKMNTIEVSDFETILNAYKDAFADTIAIDNSVFKNCNRGIRLADENEDLGEYNAEFVYIKNSKFDAIQSSVLDYYRGGYDESTIGGNLVFQNNTVTNSGKQEASGILVKTRGIVNVVFANNTFTNNPIAAIAVLWGEKGQAPKDNMIKNSGEIKIEQNLKQKMMY
- a CDS encoding alpha-E domain-containing protein, with amino-acid sequence MEVNMLSRVADGIYWLSRYMERTHGMLLTLNTLYNMSFDQETNDYQGYKPLLQYYTDLSAEEIEKVQFDSNYVLKYIICDANNNNSVKSLITRSRENARGAQDKITKELWEHINSMYHYINDCELPDRLETAEAMEILSKMNKDFLMYNGIIHVTMPRGIGWNFSSLGKNLERCLQTLTFTQAYYRPIAFDLDGTEDLLYWRKLLLSLSGYELYMKSYSNIPHNRKVVQQVIFNKDFAHSLIYTLGLIEIHLNSLFKDNHLSEARTMRNHFGRLKSAVEFTDYHHMTNEQLESLLEDTISQLYIFSADFSKLFFSYTLDSSDKCNTPYLFK
- a CDS encoding aldehyde dehydrogenase (NADP(+)) yields the protein MSEFSTFYAFNPATNEPLEGAFSTTTNAELETVVQQAVTAFDNYRKKDKNQIADFLEQVGKEIINLGDDLLTRCHLETALPMARLQGERGRTVGQLQLFANFVREGSWVEAKIDTAQPDRSPMPKSDIRQMLVPLGPVAVFGASNFPLAFSVAGGDTASALASGCPVIFKAHPAHPGTSALVAAAFEKAIEICGMPKGTFSMVQGNTNALGGALVSHPSIKAVGFTGSFAGGKALFDLANARPEPIPVFAEMGSTNPLFVLPEILKEKATAIAAGMATSIAQGVGQFCTNPGLAFIQKSDQAEVFSQQLIQNISQTPAGIMLTAGIGKAYRETISITQEIDNVATMATGESSDAANAGVAKVFKASVATYFKTPQLAEENFGPSQVLIEADTKEELLLAAQNLQGHLTATVHGTAADLENYKELLQILELKVGRIVINGYPTGVEVCHAMVHGGPYPATTAPHSTSVGTQAIKRFVRPVCYQDYPAFLLPDALKDENPFGIMRFVDGMYSTASIV
- a CDS encoding LacI family DNA-binding transcriptional regulator; this encodes MSKKNIITLKKLALDLELSISTVSRALNDHSDISEETKERVKAYANKVKYVPNLFAKGFRSHKTNIIGVIIPNIEHRFTATLLRGIISASELAGYKVIICESFNSEKKQAELLETMIQFGVDGVLLSLTKKTKNVDEILDMMKHIPLILFDRISDKVPCTQIIIDDEDAAFQAVEHLITIGKKRIAIIKESDSSNVSERRYLGYLKALRKYKLEVDDAIIMSSEDLSIEEGQRQTKILLSLQNKPDAIFTIIDEAGIGAIKELKKNKVKIPEEIAVVGFSNSIFSTIIKPQLSSIAQPGNRIGEVAVKYLIEEMNTDAPVNYKTIEIKTNLIIRKSSFNPLKRKTKG